In one Pygocentrus nattereri isolate fPygNat1 chromosome 21, fPygNat1.pri, whole genome shotgun sequence genomic region, the following are encoded:
- the cdc42 gene encoding cell division control protein 42 homolog isoform X1, with product MQTIKCVVVGDGAVGKTCLLISYTTNKFPSEYVPTVFDNYAVTVMIGGEPYTLGLFDTAGQEDYDRLRPLSYPQTDVFLVCFSVVSPSSFENVKEKWVPEITHHCPKTPFLLVGTQIDLRDDPSTIEKLAKNKQKPITPETAEKLARDLKAVKYVECSALTQRGLKNVFDEAILAALEPPETQRKRKCCIF from the exons ATGCAGACGATCAAGTGCGTTGTGGTTGGCGATGGTGCCGTTGGTAAAACCTGTCTATTAATCTCCTACACAACTAACAAATTCCCATCTGAATATGTACCAACG gTCTTTGATAACTATGCAGTAACAGTTATGATCGGTGGTGAACCTTACACCCTTGGACTGTTTGATACTGCAG GTCAGGAAGATTACGATAGATTACGACCTCTGAGCTACCCCCAAACAGATGTGTTCTTAGtctgtttttcagttgtttccCCCTCTTCATTTGAAAACGTCAAAGAAAAG TGGGTACCTGAGATCACCCACCACTGTCCAAAGACTCCCTTTCTCCTGGTGGGGACGCAGATTGATCTGAGAGACGACCCCTCCACTATCGAGAAGCTTGCAAAGAATAAACAGAAGCCAATCACTCCGGAGACGGCCGAGAAGCTGGCCCGCGATCTGAAGGCTGTCAAATACGTGGAGTGCTCCGCTCTCACGCAG AGAGGTCTGAAGAATGTATTTGATGAGGCTATCCTAGCTGCCCTTGAACCCCCCGAAACACAGCGAAAACGGAAGTGCTGTATATTCTAA
- the cdc42 gene encoding cell division control protein 42 homolog isoform X2 yields MQTIKCVVVGDGAVGKTCLLISYTTNKFPSEYVPTVFDNYAVTVMIGGEPYTLGLFDTAGQEDYDRLRPLSYPQTDVFLVCFSVVSPSSFENVKEKWVPEITHHCPKTPFLLVGTQIDLRDDPSTIEKLAKNKQKPITPETAEKLARDLKAVKYVECSALTQKGLKNVFDEAILAALEPPEPKKKRKCVLL; encoded by the exons ATGCAGACGATCAAGTGCGTTGTGGTTGGCGATGGTGCCGTTGGTAAAACCTGTCTATTAATCTCCTACACAACTAACAAATTCCCATCTGAATATGTACCAACG gTCTTTGATAACTATGCAGTAACAGTTATGATCGGTGGTGAACCTTACACCCTTGGACTGTTTGATACTGCAG GTCAGGAAGATTACGATAGATTACGACCTCTGAGCTACCCCCAAACAGATGTGTTCTTAGtctgtttttcagttgtttccCCCTCTTCATTTGAAAACGTCAAAGAAAAG TGGGTACCTGAGATCACCCACCACTGTCCAAAGACTCCCTTTCTCCTGGTGGGGACGCAGATTGATCTGAGAGACGACCCCTCCACTATCGAGAAGCTTGCAAAGAATAAACAGAAGCCAATCACTCCGGAGACGGCCGAGAAGCTGGCCCGCGATCTGAAGGCTGTCAAATACGTGGAGTGCTCCGCTCTCACGCAG AAAGGCCTAAAGAATGTATTTGACGAGGCGATTTTGGCAGCCCTGGAACCCCCTGAGCCCAAGAAGAAGCGTAAATGCGTGCTGCTATGA